In a genomic window of Seriola aureovittata isolate HTS-2021-v1 ecotype China chromosome 11, ASM2101889v1, whole genome shotgun sequence:
- the si:dkey-91i10.2 gene encoding uncharacterized protein si:dkey-91i10.2 isoform X1 produces the protein MPDVKPPPPCDYPSTSSAAASAGSPAGCASPLDLVIDMEPCIANLPLSPDPLSSFPRHRPSIPHYPGVQGPHFPLMARCNSSTLLTNLGLRYCSSRQGPLGVGPGQGMAQGSCNHTGSNGGRPYRSMENLNWNAVADSGLCAFSAAPYRSVDSEFILRYTSTSHWYDGPPDGSMVGAHGLLPNPESLAFYPRHGLPRKDLPLFPQLLFPGGVDEWDARKGLREKLRLQSARSAVEPLKPLPLRPQVTPSERESVHHMNSTGAGSRSLCTMRITSPEEIKQEVLRRLQLRRQNSSPNLTLHSSPSTPKAVKTSCTTDNIAGNRNGSDSECRRPPVGRLHIPTFEEFKRMRQKEGEQSKESTAGSVAPGKPEANSQDAAGSERELPPSDHAVPQAGSDGADREQRGNPEEVKGAKSAGERTGTSDEGLQTVASSEKLPSSAVSNNSTEDRTSSSTSISSTYSPIRTGPSPRSPLQPLASSAQEKAPAAGRDDGSSRRRRSSLEPAGSVPFPPSRENWERPSSCCPALLLEGTDLSSYGAKIYKMKDGLIGSALDLIKKSCSAEISAEAPVRLSGDRHGGCDITAPSTDCQPSAVAMATSATACGAEAGDETPAGGGGREEAGECHTGLGCRRSSSDAAYELAETVRAQRECRLRPHYSDPMPADASKRKQLEMKIAAAARLHGHRRDRDRDSAPAAIRGRSEPPGEERQAGLGVTRSGQHRWSTISSLSADSGVVGLSDEREEEDSEPRRYRRTRGAEVERVDSGIGPGLSRTWKRPSASLRAWEAQRPCPDCGLRDGASKERGERMCERCSKLRTERKEAILEFLNTESSYGEDLRIIKEEFYCPMQSAGLLTAEQLTVVFGNVQELIDVNDRFTEHLQDSIDQAFDQGDEDLLTVYIGEIFLEFVNMLPAFQTYCLQQSTSVNLLNTLEKEKELLRIFLDVSQNDNTALRRMNLRSFLMAPLQRVTKYPLLLSRIIKVTPECHPDYARLREAKSRVESHLEHINMKTKQEGNGVTWSLRSFRRDSRKNREVINIEMREVSMKTVGWARENTRFVMEGPLQLSQPADGQWVKKGSKALKFQNVQSLLMVRTQRAGEAPGQGNDLGARGDQVEGGGESIRDGVLVLIKDKSSGKFAVLREPIRLGNCVVSTDPDSEDTFEVLDIRRESFVFRASDKSRTQQWFHQIKRYTRDLGTWRKRRNALPNIMINTNQTRS, from the exons ATGCCAGACGTAAAGCCTCCACCACCATGTGACtacccctccacctcctccgccGCAGCCTCCGCCGGCTCTCCTGCTGGCTGCGCCTCTCCCCTCGACCTTGTCATAGACATGGAGCCCTGCATCGCCAACCTCCCCCTGTCCCCCGACCCACTGTCCTCCTTCCCCCGACACAGACCCAGCATTCCTCACTACCCGGGCGTCCAGGGGCCTCACTTCCCTCTCATGGCCAGGTGTAACAGCAGCACCCTGCTCACTAACCTGGGACTGAGGTACTGCTCCAGCAGGCAGGGCCCTCTGGGGGTGGGGCCGGGTCAGGGGATGGCCCAGGGCTCCTGCAACCACACAGGAAGCAACGGCGGCAGGCCTTACAGGAGTATGGAGAACCTGAACTGGAACGCTGTGGCAGATTCTGGCCTGTGTGCGTTCAGTGCTGCCCCCTACAGGAGCGTGGACAGTGAGTTCATTTTACGCTACACATCCACTAGCCATTGGTATGACGGGCCCCCAGATGGATCCATGGTGGGGGCCCATGGACTGCTACCTAACCCGGAGAGCCTGGCATTTTACCCTCGACATGGGCTGCCCAGGAAGGACCTCCCACTCTTCCCCCAGTTGCTGTTTCCAGGTGGTGTCGACGAATGGGATGCAAGGAAAGGGCTGAGGGAGAAACTCCGCCTCCAGAGTGCGAGGTCAGCAGTTGAGCCTCTGAAGCCCCTCCCACTGCGGCCTCAGGTGACCCCAAGTGAAAGGGAGAGTGTGCATCACATGAATTCAACAGGAGCTGGTTCCAGGTCGCTGTGCACAATGCGCATCACCAGCCCAGAGGAGATCAAACAGGAGGTCCTGAGGCGCTTACAGCTCCGGCGGCAGAACAGCAGCCCCAACCTCACTCTCCACAGCTCCCCGTCCACCCCGAAAGCGGTTAAAACATCCTGCACAACAGACAACATTGCAGGTAACAGGAATGGATCAGATTCTGAGTGCCGCAGACCTCCTGTGGGACGCCTTCATATCCCTACATTCGAGGAGTTTAAGAGGATGAGGCAGAAGGAGGGGGAGCAGAGCAAAGAGTCCACAGCGGGTTCTGTGGCACCTGGAAAACCTGAGGCCAACTCGCAGGATGCAGCTGGATCAGAGAGGGAGTTACCTCCTTCTGATCACGCTGTCCCTCAGGCAGGGTCTGatggagcagacagagagcagaggggaaATCCTGAGGAGGTGAAGGGAGCCAAGAGCGCAGGTGAAAGGACAGGCACCAGTGATGAAGGCCTGCAGACCGTCGCCTCCTCAGAAAAACTCCCTTCCAGCGCTGTGAGCAATAACAGCACTGAAGAtcgcacctcctcctccacctccattTCCAGCACATACTCCCCCATCCGCACGGGCCCGTCTCCACGTTCACCCCTGCAGCCCCTGGCCAGCTCAGCCCAGGAGAAAGCCCCCGCCGCAGGGCGAGACGATGGGAGCAGCAGGCGTAGGAGGAGCAGTCTGGAACCAGCTGGGTCGGTTCCTTTCCCGCCCAGCAGGGAGAACTGGGAACGGCCCTCCAGCTGCTGCCCAGCGCTCCTCCTGGAGGGGACGGACCTGTCCAGCTACGGAGCCAAGATTTACAAGATGAAGGACGGCCTCATTGGCTCTGCACTGGACCTCATCAAGAAGAG CTGCAGTGCAGAGATCTCCGCCGAGGCCCCCGTCAGGCTGTCAGGTGACCGGCACGGAGGCTGTGACATCACCGCCCCCTCGACCGACTGTCAGCCCTCcgccgttgccatggcaacgtcGGCAACGGCCTGCGGAGCTGAGGCTGGCGACGAGAcgcctgcaggaggaggaggaagagaggaagcaggagaatGC CACACCGGTCTGGGCTGCAGGCGCTCCAGCTCGGACGCAGCCTATGAGCTGGCTGAGACGGTGAGGGCGCAGCGCGAGTGCCGTCTCCGGCCCCACTACAGCGACCCCATGCCAGCCGACGCCTCCAAGCGCAAACAGCTGGAGATGAAGATCGCTGCTGCCGCCCGACTCCACGGCCACCGccgagacagagacagagacagtg CTCCAGCAGCAATTCGCGGTCGCTCTGAGCCCCCTGGTGAGGAGCGTCAAGCGGGTCTGGGCGTGACTCGGTCCGGGCAGCATCGCTGGAGCACCATCAGCAGTCTGAGTGCTGACAGCGGTGTGGTGGGTCTGAGTGAtgagcgggaggaggaggacagcgaGCCTCGCCGTTACCGCAGAACCCGGGGAGCAGAGGTTGAACGGGTGGACAGCGGCATCGGCCCGGGGCTGTCCCGCACCTGGAAGAGGCCCTCTGCCTCCCTCAGAGCCTGGGAGGCCCAGAGACCCtgtccagactgtggactgaggGACGGAGCCTCCAAAGAGCGAGGAGAGCGCATGTGTGAACGTTGCTCCAAACTGCGCACAGAGCGTAAAGAAGCCATCTTGGAGTTCCTGAACACGGAGTCGAGCTACGGCGAGGACCTGCGGATCATCAAAGAGGAATTTTATTGCCCCATGCAGAGCGCCGGCCTGCTGACAGCTGAGCAGCTCACTGTGGTGTTTGGTAACGTTCAGGAGCTGATAGATGTCAATGATCGCTTCACTGAACACCTGCAGGACAGCATCGACCAGGCCTTTGACCAG GGAGACGAGGACCTGCTGACAGTGTACATAGGAGAGATCTTTCTGGAGTTCGTCAACATGCTGCCCGCCTTCCAGACCTACTGCCTGCAGCAGTCCACCTCGGTCAACTTGCTCAACAcgctggagaaggagaaagaactGCTCCG AATCTTCCTGGATGTTTCCCAGAACGACAACACAGCACTGCGTCGTATGAACTTGCGCTCCTTCCTCATGGCGCCCCTCCAGCGTGTGACCAAATACCCACTTTTATTGAGCCGCATCATCAAGGTCACTCCCGAATGTCACCCCGACTACGCACGTCTCCGCGAGGCCAAGAGCCGCGTGGAGTCCCACCTGGAGCATATCAACATGAAGACCAAGCAGGAGGGCAACGGCGTCACCTGGTCCCTGCGCTCATTCCGCCGAGACAGCCGCAAGAACCGGGAGGTGATCAACATCGAGATGCGAGAGGTGTCGATGAAGACGGTGGGCTGGGCGAGAGAAAACACGCGCTTCGTCATGGAGGGACCACTCCAGTTGTCCCAGCCGGCAGATGGCCAGTGGGTGAAGAAGGGCAGCAAGGCCCTCAAGTTCCAAAATGTTCAGAGTCTGCTCATGGTGAGGACACAGCGGGCAGGTGAAGCCCCGGGACAGGGCAACGACCTGGGGGCACGGGGAGATCAGGTGGAGGGCGGTGGAGAGAGCATTCGTGATGGAGTGCTGGTTCTAATCAAGGACAAAAGCAGCGGGAAGTTCGCCGTGCTGAGAGAGCCCATCCGCCTGGGGAACTGTGTGGTTTCCACAGATCCGGACAGCGAGGACACATTCGAGGTGCTGGACATTCGACGGGAGTCTTTCGTTTTCCGCGCCTCGGACAAATCTCGTACCCAGCAGTGGTTCCATCAGATTAAGAGATACACTCGAGACTTGGGCACCTGGAGGAAAAGACGCAATGCTTTGCCCAACATCATGATCAACACAAACCAGACCCGCTCCTGA
- the si:dkey-91i10.2 gene encoding uncharacterized protein si:dkey-91i10.2 isoform X2, with amino-acid sequence MPDVKPPPPCDYPSTSSAAASAGSPAGCASPLDLVIDMEPCIANLPLSPDPLSSFPRHRPSIPHYPGVQGPHFPLMARCNSSTLLTNLGLRYCSSRQGPLGVGPGQGMAQGSCNHTGSNGGRPYRSMENLNWNAVADSGLCAFSAAPYRSVDSEFILRYTSTSHWYDGPPDGSMVGAHGLLPNPESLAFYPRHGLPRKDLPLFPQLLFPGGVDEWDARKGLREKLRLQSARSAVEPLKPLPLRPQVTPSERESVHHMNSTGAGSRSLCTMRITSPEEIKQEVLRRLQLRRQNSSPNLTLHSSPSTPKAVKTSCTTDNIAGNRNGSDSECRRPPVGRLHIPTFEEFKRMRQKEGEQSKESTAGSVAPGKPEANSQDAAGSERELPPSDHAVPQAGSDGADREQRGNPEEVKGAKSAGERTGTSDEGLQTVASSEKLPSSAVSNNSTEDRTSSSTSISSTYSPIRTGPSPRSPLQPLASSAQEKAPAAGRDDGSSRRRRSSLEPAGSVPFPPSRENWERPSSCCPALLLEGTDLSSYGAKIYKMKDGLIGSALDLIKKSAEISAEAPVRLSGDRHGGCDITAPSTDCQPSAVAMATSATACGAEAGDETPAGGGGREEAGECHTGLGCRRSSSDAAYELAETVRAQRECRLRPHYSDPMPADASKRKQLEMKIAAAARLHGHRRDRDRDSAPAAIRGRSEPPGEERQAGLGVTRSGQHRWSTISSLSADSGVVGLSDEREEEDSEPRRYRRTRGAEVERVDSGIGPGLSRTWKRPSASLRAWEAQRPCPDCGLRDGASKERGERMCERCSKLRTERKEAILEFLNTESSYGEDLRIIKEEFYCPMQSAGLLTAEQLTVVFGNVQELIDVNDRFTEHLQDSIDQAFDQGDEDLLTVYIGEIFLEFVNMLPAFQTYCLQQSTSVNLLNTLEKEKELLRIFLDVSQNDNTALRRMNLRSFLMAPLQRVTKYPLLLSRIIKVTPECHPDYARLREAKSRVESHLEHINMKTKQEGNGVTWSLRSFRRDSRKNREVINIEMREVSMKTVGWARENTRFVMEGPLQLSQPADGQWVKKGSKALKFQNVQSLLMVRTQRAGEAPGQGNDLGARGDQVEGGGESIRDGVLVLIKDKSSGKFAVLREPIRLGNCVVSTDPDSEDTFEVLDIRRESFVFRASDKSRTQQWFHQIKRYTRDLGTWRKRRNALPNIMINTNQTRS; translated from the exons ATGCCAGACGTAAAGCCTCCACCACCATGTGACtacccctccacctcctccgccGCAGCCTCCGCCGGCTCTCCTGCTGGCTGCGCCTCTCCCCTCGACCTTGTCATAGACATGGAGCCCTGCATCGCCAACCTCCCCCTGTCCCCCGACCCACTGTCCTCCTTCCCCCGACACAGACCCAGCATTCCTCACTACCCGGGCGTCCAGGGGCCTCACTTCCCTCTCATGGCCAGGTGTAACAGCAGCACCCTGCTCACTAACCTGGGACTGAGGTACTGCTCCAGCAGGCAGGGCCCTCTGGGGGTGGGGCCGGGTCAGGGGATGGCCCAGGGCTCCTGCAACCACACAGGAAGCAACGGCGGCAGGCCTTACAGGAGTATGGAGAACCTGAACTGGAACGCTGTGGCAGATTCTGGCCTGTGTGCGTTCAGTGCTGCCCCCTACAGGAGCGTGGACAGTGAGTTCATTTTACGCTACACATCCACTAGCCATTGGTATGACGGGCCCCCAGATGGATCCATGGTGGGGGCCCATGGACTGCTACCTAACCCGGAGAGCCTGGCATTTTACCCTCGACATGGGCTGCCCAGGAAGGACCTCCCACTCTTCCCCCAGTTGCTGTTTCCAGGTGGTGTCGACGAATGGGATGCAAGGAAAGGGCTGAGGGAGAAACTCCGCCTCCAGAGTGCGAGGTCAGCAGTTGAGCCTCTGAAGCCCCTCCCACTGCGGCCTCAGGTGACCCCAAGTGAAAGGGAGAGTGTGCATCACATGAATTCAACAGGAGCTGGTTCCAGGTCGCTGTGCACAATGCGCATCACCAGCCCAGAGGAGATCAAACAGGAGGTCCTGAGGCGCTTACAGCTCCGGCGGCAGAACAGCAGCCCCAACCTCACTCTCCACAGCTCCCCGTCCACCCCGAAAGCGGTTAAAACATCCTGCACAACAGACAACATTGCAGGTAACAGGAATGGATCAGATTCTGAGTGCCGCAGACCTCCTGTGGGACGCCTTCATATCCCTACATTCGAGGAGTTTAAGAGGATGAGGCAGAAGGAGGGGGAGCAGAGCAAAGAGTCCACAGCGGGTTCTGTGGCACCTGGAAAACCTGAGGCCAACTCGCAGGATGCAGCTGGATCAGAGAGGGAGTTACCTCCTTCTGATCACGCTGTCCCTCAGGCAGGGTCTGatggagcagacagagagcagaggggaaATCCTGAGGAGGTGAAGGGAGCCAAGAGCGCAGGTGAAAGGACAGGCACCAGTGATGAAGGCCTGCAGACCGTCGCCTCCTCAGAAAAACTCCCTTCCAGCGCTGTGAGCAATAACAGCACTGAAGAtcgcacctcctcctccacctccattTCCAGCACATACTCCCCCATCCGCACGGGCCCGTCTCCACGTTCACCCCTGCAGCCCCTGGCCAGCTCAGCCCAGGAGAAAGCCCCCGCCGCAGGGCGAGACGATGGGAGCAGCAGGCGTAGGAGGAGCAGTCTGGAACCAGCTGGGTCGGTTCCTTTCCCGCCCAGCAGGGAGAACTGGGAACGGCCCTCCAGCTGCTGCCCAGCGCTCCTCCTGGAGGGGACGGACCTGTCCAGCTACGGAGCCAAGATTTACAAGATGAAGGACGGCCTCATTGGCTCTGCACTGGACCTCATCAAGAAGAG TGCAGAGATCTCCGCCGAGGCCCCCGTCAGGCTGTCAGGTGACCGGCACGGAGGCTGTGACATCACCGCCCCCTCGACCGACTGTCAGCCCTCcgccgttgccatggcaacgtcGGCAACGGCCTGCGGAGCTGAGGCTGGCGACGAGAcgcctgcaggaggaggaggaagagaggaagcaggagaatGC CACACCGGTCTGGGCTGCAGGCGCTCCAGCTCGGACGCAGCCTATGAGCTGGCTGAGACGGTGAGGGCGCAGCGCGAGTGCCGTCTCCGGCCCCACTACAGCGACCCCATGCCAGCCGACGCCTCCAAGCGCAAACAGCTGGAGATGAAGATCGCTGCTGCCGCCCGACTCCACGGCCACCGccgagacagagacagagacagtg CTCCAGCAGCAATTCGCGGTCGCTCTGAGCCCCCTGGTGAGGAGCGTCAAGCGGGTCTGGGCGTGACTCGGTCCGGGCAGCATCGCTGGAGCACCATCAGCAGTCTGAGTGCTGACAGCGGTGTGGTGGGTCTGAGTGAtgagcgggaggaggaggacagcgaGCCTCGCCGTTACCGCAGAACCCGGGGAGCAGAGGTTGAACGGGTGGACAGCGGCATCGGCCCGGGGCTGTCCCGCACCTGGAAGAGGCCCTCTGCCTCCCTCAGAGCCTGGGAGGCCCAGAGACCCtgtccagactgtggactgaggGACGGAGCCTCCAAAGAGCGAGGAGAGCGCATGTGTGAACGTTGCTCCAAACTGCGCACAGAGCGTAAAGAAGCCATCTTGGAGTTCCTGAACACGGAGTCGAGCTACGGCGAGGACCTGCGGATCATCAAAGAGGAATTTTATTGCCCCATGCAGAGCGCCGGCCTGCTGACAGCTGAGCAGCTCACTGTGGTGTTTGGTAACGTTCAGGAGCTGATAGATGTCAATGATCGCTTCACTGAACACCTGCAGGACAGCATCGACCAGGCCTTTGACCAG GGAGACGAGGACCTGCTGACAGTGTACATAGGAGAGATCTTTCTGGAGTTCGTCAACATGCTGCCCGCCTTCCAGACCTACTGCCTGCAGCAGTCCACCTCGGTCAACTTGCTCAACAcgctggagaaggagaaagaactGCTCCG AATCTTCCTGGATGTTTCCCAGAACGACAACACAGCACTGCGTCGTATGAACTTGCGCTCCTTCCTCATGGCGCCCCTCCAGCGTGTGACCAAATACCCACTTTTATTGAGCCGCATCATCAAGGTCACTCCCGAATGTCACCCCGACTACGCACGTCTCCGCGAGGCCAAGAGCCGCGTGGAGTCCCACCTGGAGCATATCAACATGAAGACCAAGCAGGAGGGCAACGGCGTCACCTGGTCCCTGCGCTCATTCCGCCGAGACAGCCGCAAGAACCGGGAGGTGATCAACATCGAGATGCGAGAGGTGTCGATGAAGACGGTGGGCTGGGCGAGAGAAAACACGCGCTTCGTCATGGAGGGACCACTCCAGTTGTCCCAGCCGGCAGATGGCCAGTGGGTGAAGAAGGGCAGCAAGGCCCTCAAGTTCCAAAATGTTCAGAGTCTGCTCATGGTGAGGACACAGCGGGCAGGTGAAGCCCCGGGACAGGGCAACGACCTGGGGGCACGGGGAGATCAGGTGGAGGGCGGTGGAGAGAGCATTCGTGATGGAGTGCTGGTTCTAATCAAGGACAAAAGCAGCGGGAAGTTCGCCGTGCTGAGAGAGCCCATCCGCCTGGGGAACTGTGTGGTTTCCACAGATCCGGACAGCGAGGACACATTCGAGGTGCTGGACATTCGACGGGAGTCTTTCGTTTTCCGCGCCTCGGACAAATCTCGTACCCAGCAGTGGTTCCATCAGATTAAGAGATACACTCGAGACTTGGGCACCTGGAGGAAAAGACGCAATGCTTTGCCCAACATCATGATCAACACAAACCAGACCCGCTCCTGA